In Sphaeramia orbicularis chromosome 10, fSphaOr1.1, whole genome shotgun sequence, the following proteins share a genomic window:
- the ints6l gene encoding integrator complex subunit 6: MPILLFLLDTSASMNQRTYLGTTYLDVAKGAVEVFMKLRARDPASRGDRYMLVTFDDPPYGVKAGWKENHATFMCELKNLQASGLTTLGHALRTAFDLLNLNRLVSGIDNYGQGRNPFFLEPSVIITITDGNKLTHSSGVPDELHLPLNSPLAGSELTKEPFRWDQRLFALVLRLPGAATPDTEQLGSVPTDESAITQMCEVTGGRSYCVLTQRMLNQCLESLVQKVQSGVVINFEKTGPDPPLVGEDNSVETSRPVSSFSPQPWHSCHKLIYVRPNPKTGVPVGHWPIPESFWPDQNSPTLPPRSAHPVVRFSCVDCEPMVIDKLPFDKYELEPSPLTQYVLERKSPHMCWQVFVNSSGKQNDLGQPFGYLKASTTLTCVNLFVMPYNYPVLLPLLDDLFKVHKLKPNLKWRQAFEMYLKTMPPYYLLPLKKALRMMGAPNLIADNMDCGLSYSVISYLKKLSQQAKMESDRLIVSVGKKAPQETGIKVKNHSSSLSLAHRRDFKQLLQGITGEGPLRLVDINFKEFAGFQIGLLNKDVKPQAYRNAYDIPRRNLLDQLTRMRSNLLRTSQKLIRGQDEDYLHSIPVAQMGNYQEYLKMMPSPLREIDPDQPKRLHTFGNPFKQDKKGMMIDEADEFVAGPQNKKRGNSGDSISGASVKRRRSMSPLLRRPLTPPGNTNHVMVGKSPGGIQGQQNLLKPIPQHKGVEGNNALVPESNGDGVLGHESGENWPSEMDTVVGNLTSESLEEKAGLGAADPGEDINMMEERLVEDHLDEQLLEEKTNCERLSPQSHLETADPDPGVLETIFIAPLDGSQAELRTRVIKEVRKPGRNYEAILGLLQQVKGPVNVHKYFILHAIKEAARFKKRVLIQQLEMALADLEEKHPISPQLPNDNGS; this comes from the exons ATGCCTATTTTACTTTTCCTGTTAGACACGTCCGCCTCTATGAATCAGCGCACTTATTTGGGTACGACGTATCTGGACGTTGCTAAAGGCGCGGTTGAGGTCTTTATGAAG cTGCGTGCCCGAGACCCGGCTAGTAGAGGCGACAGGTACATGCTAGTTACATTCGATGATCCACCATACGGAGTGAAG GCTGGCTGGAAGGAGAACCATGCCACCTTCATGTGCGAGCTGAAGAACCTGCAGGCATCTGGACTCACCACACTGGGTCACGCTCTTCGCACAGCCTTTGACCTGCTTAACCTCAACCGCCTTGTCTCAGGCATAGACAACTATGGACAG GGCCGTAACCCTTTCTTCCTTGAGCCATCTGTGATCATCACTATCACTGACGGGAACAAGCTTACACACAGCTCTGGGGTGCCAGATGAG CTGCACCTGCCTTTGAACTCTCCTTTGGCAGGCAGTGAACTGACCAAAGAGCCCTTCCGCTGGGACCAGCGTTTGTTTGCGCTGGTTCTTAGGCTGCCAGGAGCAGCCACACCAGACACCGAGCAGCTTGGTAGCGTCCCCACAGATGAGTCTGCCATCACTCAGATGTGTGAAGTCACTGGAG GGCGGTCGTACTGTGTGCTGACACAGAGGATGTTGAACCAGTGTCTGGAGTCTCTGGTCCAAAAGGTTCAAAGTGGTGTTGTTATTAATTTTGAGAAGACAGGGCCAGATCCACCTCTTGTTGGGGAAG ATAACTCTGTGGAGACGAGTCGTCCTGTGTCATCCTTCAGTCCCCAGCCGTGGCACAGTTGTCACAAGCTCATCTATGTGCGGCCAAACCCAAAAACAGGGGTTCCAGTCGGACATTGGCCAATACCTGAGTCTTTCTGGCCAGACCAGAATTCCCCTACACTG CCTCCTCGCTCTGCTCACCCTGTGGTGCGCTTCTCTTGTGTGGACTGTGAGCCCATGGTGATAGACAAACTCCCCTTTGACAAGTACGAACTGGAGCCCTCTCCTCTCACTCAGTACGTTCTGGAAAGGAAGTCTCCACACATGTGCTGGCAG GTGTTTGTCAACAGCAGTGGGAAGCAAAATGACCTTGGCCAGCCGTTTGGCTACCTTAAAGCCAGCACCACTCTCACATGTGTCAACCTCTTCGTCATGCCTTACAACTACCCAGTTCTTCTCCCACTGCTTG ATGATCTGTTTAAAGTGcacaaattaaaaccaaacttGAAGTGGCGACAGGCATTTGAGATGTATCTGAAGACCATGCCTCCATACTACCTCTTG CCCTTAAAAAAGGCTCTGAGGATGATGGGTGCACCTAACCTTATTGCAGACAACATGGACTGTGGCTTAAGTTACAGTGTCATCTCCTACTTGAAGAAGCTCAGCCAGCAG GCAAAGATGGAATCAGACCGTCTAATCGTGTCTGTGGGGAAGAAGGCGCCACAAGAGACTGGTATAAAGGTAAAGAACCACTCCAGCTCGCTGTCTCTGGCCCACCGGCGAGACTTTAAACAGCTGCTGCAGGGAATCACCGGGGAAGGGCCGCTTCGCCTGGTGGACATCAACTTCAAAGAGTTCGCCGGTTTCCAGATCGGCCTGCTCAACAAG GATGTAAAGCCACAAGCTTATCGAAACGCCTACGACATCCCAAGAAGAAACCTGCTGGACCAACTCACACGTATGCGCTCCAATTTATTGCGGACTTCACAAAAACTGATCCGAGGGCAAGACGAAG ACTATCTGCACAGCATCCCTGTAGCTCAGATGGGGAACTATCAGGAATATCTAAAAATGATGCCGTCACCTCTGAGAGAGATTGACCCTGACCAACCTAAACGTCTGCACACCTTTGGGAATCCGTTCAAACAGGATAAGAAG gGGATGATGATCGATGAGGCAGATGAATTTGTAGCAGGCCCTCAAAACAAGAAAAGAGGAAATTCCGGTGACTCCATCTCTGGTGCAAGTGTGAAGAGAAGGCGGAGCATGTCTCCTTTATTAAGGCGGCCGCTGACTCCACCGGGGAACACGAACCACGTGATGGTTGGAAAGAGTCCAGGAGGGATTCAAGGGCAGCAGAACCTCCTCAAACCAATTCCACAGCATAAAG GAGTGGAAGGCAACAATGCATTGGTCCCTGAGAGTAATGGAGACGGAGTTCTGGGGCATGAGTCGGGGGAGAATTGGCCCAGTGAGATGGACACCGTGGTAGGGAACCTGACCTCGGAAAGTCTCGAGGAGAAAGCCGGACTGGGAGCAGCAGATCCAGGAGAGGACATCAACATGATGGAGGAAAGATTAGTGGAAGATCATCTAGACGagcagctgctggaggagaaaaCCAACTGTGAAAGACTGAGTCCGCAGAGCCACTTAGAGACAGCAGACCCTGACCCGGGTGTCCTCGAGACCATATTCATAGCCCCACTAGATGGTAGCCAAGCAGAGCTGAGGACCCGGGTAATTAAGGAGGTTCGAAAACCTGGTCGAA ATTATGAGGCAATACTCGGACTACTTCAACAGGTGAAAGGACCAGTTAATGTGCACAAGTATTTCATCCTACATGCTATCAAAGAGGCTGCCAG GTTCAAGAAGCGCGTCCTGATCCAGCAGTTGGAGATGGCCCTCGCTGACCTGGAGGAGAAACACCCAATATCTCCACAGCTTCCCAACGACAACGGCAGCTAG
- the pabir2 gene encoding protein FAM122B isoform X2 → MEYDIKVVLRNCTITAVNRGDNSQVFQREVLRSRRNSTTVVNRPNMVPSSPIRVPSTRLHQIKQEEGVDVMNRETAHEREVQAAMQMSQSWEESLSLSDNDLEKSASSSPKRIDFVPVSPAPSPTRGIGKKQCFSPSLQILVSSNGLTPSPIPSPTRRFSRRSQSPINCIRASILGPIKRKGEMETESQPKRLFQGTTTMLSSDVSNLSDLSSCHSPDLLDGSLSSVGSSTDSPGKMEGVSPSSSSNSPFASLQDLSPK, encoded by the exons ATGGAATATGACATTAAAGTTGTGCTGAGAAATTGTACAATTACGGCTGTAAATCGTGG TGATAACTCCCAGGTTTTCCAGAGGGAAGTCCTGCGAAGCCGGAGGAATAGCACTACAGTTGTCAACAGGCCTAATATG GTTCCCTCATCACCCATTCGAGTACCCAGCACAAGGCTTCATCAgataaaacaa GAAGAGGGTGTTGATGTGATGAACAGAGAAACTGCTCATGAGCG GGAAGTTCAAGCTGCTATGCAAATGAGCCAGTCCTGGGAAGAAAGTCTTAGTCTG AGTGACAATGACCTGGAGAAATCGGCATCCTCGTCTCCAAAACGCATTGACTTTGTGCCAGTGTCCCCGGCCCCTTCCCCAACCAGAGGGATAGGGAAAAAG CAGTGCTTCTCTCCTTCACTACAAATCTTAGTGAGCAGCAACGGCCTGACACCAAGCCCAATACCCAGCCCAACACGGCGCTTCAG ccGACGGAGTCAAAGCCCAATCAACTGTATCAGAGCCAGCATACTGGGACCAATCAAACGCAAAG GAGAGATGGAGACGGAGAGCCAACCCAAGAGGCTGTTCCAGGGTACGACCACCATGTTGTCCTCTGACGTCTCCAACCTGTCAGATCTTAGCTCCTg TCACTCGCCAGATCTACTTGACGGCAGCCTCAGCAGTGTCGGCTCCTCCACAGACTCCCCAGGCAAAATGGAGGGAGTGTCACCCTCATCGTCCAGCAACTCGCCCTTTGCTTCCCTCCAGGATTTGTCCCCAAAGTGA
- the mospd1 gene encoding motile sperm domain-containing protein 1, translating into MQQQHRQPELVEGSLPVFVFPTELVFYADEQTSHKQVLTLYNPYEFALKFKVLCTAPNKYTVVDATGAVKPQCCVDIVIRHRDVRACHYGVYDKFRLQVSEQSQRKALGRKEVTATLRPSASQEPPSPRAQDEERRIKEQFMESEFFEQTAFQTESRPVAGGPSLLTVLLGLVCMAALMLPTLGEQESTVPVYLHLSVNKKLVAAYVLGLLTMVILRT; encoded by the exons ATGCAGCAACAGCACCGACAGCCTGAGCTGGTGGAAGGCAGCCTTCCCGTGTTCGTGTTTCCCACTGAGCTTGTCTTCTACGCAGATGAGCAGACGTCTCACAAGCAGGTGCTGACCCTCTACAACCCCTATGAGTTTGCCCTCAAATTTAAAG TGCTCTGCACAGCGCCTAACAAGTACACCGTGGTGGATGCCACTGGAGCTGTCAAGCCACAGTGTTGTGTTGACAT AGTAATCAGACACAGAGATGTCCGTGCATGCCATTATGGTGTGTACGATAAGTTCCGACTGCAGGTGTCGGAGCAGAGTCAGCGGAAAGCCCTGGGTCGCAAAGAGGTGACGGCTACACTCCGTCCATCTGCCTCACAGGAGCCCCCCAGCCCCCGGGCACAGGACGAGGAACGCAGAATCAAAGAACAGTTCATGGAAAGCGAGTTCTTTGAGCAGACTGCATTCCAGACAG AAAGCCGTCCTGTTGCCGGGGGGCCCAGTCTGTTGACGGTGCTGCTTGGGTTGGTGTGTATGGCCGCCCTGATGCTCCCCACACTGGGAGAGCAAGAATCTACTGTGCCTGTCTACCTCCACTTAAGTGTTAACAAGAAACTCGTTGCTGCTTACGTCCTTG GTCTTCTTACAATGGTCATCCTACGCACATGA
- the pabir2 gene encoding protein FAM122B isoform X1: MNNSGVMPQEKMELDLEIPSSLVQTDGHLRRSNSAPMINGLSDNSQVFQREVLRSRRNSTTVVNRPNMVPSSPIRVPSTRLHQIKQEEGVDVMNRETAHEREVQAAMQMSQSWEESLSLSDNDLEKSASSSPKRIDFVPVSPAPSPTRGIGKKQCFSPSLQILVSSNGLTPSPIPSPTRRFSRRSQSPINCIRASILGPIKRKGEMETESQPKRLFQGTTTMLSSDVSNLSDLSSCHSPDLLDGSLSSVGSSTDSPGKMEGVSPSSSSNSPFASLQDLSPK, from the exons ATGAACAACTCAGGAGTCATGCCACAAGAAAAGATGGAGCTCGATCTGGAAATCCCATCTTCGTTGGTTCAGACGGATGGACACTTgagaagatccaacagtgcacCCATGATAAATGGCCTAAG TGATAACTCCCAGGTTTTCCAGAGGGAAGTCCTGCGAAGCCGGAGGAATAGCACTACAGTTGTCAACAGGCCTAATATG GTTCCCTCATCACCCATTCGAGTACCCAGCACAAGGCTTCATCAgataaaacaa GAAGAGGGTGTTGATGTGATGAACAGAGAAACTGCTCATGAGCG GGAAGTTCAAGCTGCTATGCAAATGAGCCAGTCCTGGGAAGAAAGTCTTAGTCTG AGTGACAATGACCTGGAGAAATCGGCATCCTCGTCTCCAAAACGCATTGACTTTGTGCCAGTGTCCCCGGCCCCTTCCCCAACCAGAGGGATAGGGAAAAAG CAGTGCTTCTCTCCTTCACTACAAATCTTAGTGAGCAGCAACGGCCTGACACCAAGCCCAATACCCAGCCCAACACGGCGCTTCAG ccGACGGAGTCAAAGCCCAATCAACTGTATCAGAGCCAGCATACTGGGACCAATCAAACGCAAAG GAGAGATGGAGACGGAGAGCCAACCCAAGAGGCTGTTCCAGGGTACGACCACCATGTTGTCCTCTGACGTCTCCAACCTGTCAGATCTTAGCTCCTg TCACTCGCCAGATCTACTTGACGGCAGCCTCAGCAGTGTCGGCTCCTCCACAGACTCCCCAGGCAAAATGGAGGGAGTGTCACCCTCATCGTCCAGCAACTCGCCCTTTGCTTCCCTCCAGGATTTGTCCCCAAAGTGA
- the hprt1 gene encoding hypoxanthine-guanine phosphoribosyltransferase: MATSSPCVVISDEEQGYDLDLFCIPKHYAADLERVYIPHGLILDRTERLAREIMKEMGGHHIVALCVLKGGYKFFADLLDYIKALNRNSDRSIPMTVDFIRLKSYCNDQSTGEIKVIGGDDLSTLTGKNVLIVEDIIDTGKTMKTLLQLLKQYNPKMVKVASLLVKRTPRSVGYRPDFVGFEVPDKFVVGYALDYNEYFRDLNHICVISETGKEKYKA, encoded by the exons ATGGCGACCTCCAGCCCCTGTGTGGTG ATCAGCGATGAGGAGCAGGGGTACGACCTGGACCTTTTCTGCATACCAAAGCACTATGCTGCTGATTTGGAGCGAGTCTACATCCCACATGGCCTTATCTTGGACAG GACAGAGAGACTGGCCAGAGAGATCATGAAGGAAATGGGGGGGCACCACATTGTGGCTCTCTGTGTGCTCAAAGGAGGCTACAAGTTCTTTGCAGACCTGCTGGACTACATCAAAGCTCTGAACAGGAACAGTGACCGCTCCATCCCAATGACAGTGGACTTCATTCGCCTTAAGAGCTACTGT AATGACCAGTCAACAGGTGAAATCAAAGTAATTGGTGGAGATGACCTCTCTACGTTAACAGGAAAG AATGTTTTGATTGTGGAG GATATTATCGACACAGGGAAGACAATGAAGACATTACTGCAACTTCTCAAACAGTACAATCCCAAAATGGTTAAAGTTGCAAG TTTGTTGGTGAAGAGGACACCGAGAAGTGTCGGCTACAGGCCAGACT TCGTTGGATTTGAGGTCCCTGACAAGTTTGTGGTGGGATACGCACTTGACTACAATGAGTACTTTAGAGATCTAAAT cataTCTGCGTCATTAGTGAAACAGGGAAGGAGAAGTACAAGGCATGA
- the pabir2 gene encoding protein FAM122B isoform X3, with amino-acid sequence MVPSSPIRVPSTRLHQIKQEEGVDVMNRETAHEREVQAAMQMSQSWEESLSLSDNDLEKSASSSPKRIDFVPVSPAPSPTRGIGKKQCFSPSLQILVSSNGLTPSPIPSPTRRFSRRSQSPINCIRASILGPIKRKGEMETESQPKRLFQGTTTMLSSDVSNLSDLSSCHSPDLLDGSLSSVGSSTDSPGKMEGVSPSSSSNSPFASLQDLSPK; translated from the exons ATG GTTCCCTCATCACCCATTCGAGTACCCAGCACAAGGCTTCATCAgataaaacaa GAAGAGGGTGTTGATGTGATGAACAGAGAAACTGCTCATGAGCG GGAAGTTCAAGCTGCTATGCAAATGAGCCAGTCCTGGGAAGAAAGTCTTAGTCTG AGTGACAATGACCTGGAGAAATCGGCATCCTCGTCTCCAAAACGCATTGACTTTGTGCCAGTGTCCCCGGCCCCTTCCCCAACCAGAGGGATAGGGAAAAAG CAGTGCTTCTCTCCTTCACTACAAATCTTAGTGAGCAGCAACGGCCTGACACCAAGCCCAATACCCAGCCCAACACGGCGCTTCAG ccGACGGAGTCAAAGCCCAATCAACTGTATCAGAGCCAGCATACTGGGACCAATCAAACGCAAAG GAGAGATGGAGACGGAGAGCCAACCCAAGAGGCTGTTCCAGGGTACGACCACCATGTTGTCCTCTGACGTCTCCAACCTGTCAGATCTTAGCTCCTg TCACTCGCCAGATCTACTTGACGGCAGCCTCAGCAGTGTCGGCTCCTCCACAGACTCCCCAGGCAAAATGGAGGGAGTGTCACCCTCATCGTCCAGCAACTCGCCCTTTGCTTCCCTCCAGGATTTGTCCCCAAAGTGA